The Oncorhynchus tshawytscha isolate Ot180627B linkage group LG32, Otsh_v2.0, whole genome shotgun sequence genome includes a region encoding these proteins:
- the LOC112230335 gene encoding mucolipin-1, translated as MATASGNCNHGGAGSEKERLVSSVSPHGYGSSDSSDKHVHHRHSHGNPRLPTATVGGWLGAEQEEEALRRKLKYFFMSPCDKFHAKGRKPFKLGLQLLKIIIVTVQLVLFGLSNQMVVTFKEENTMSFKHIFLKDYDEGSDDTLAVYTQSDVYEHIFYTVDQYLMLPETTVGRYAYVYGVGVNGSALSLCQQYYKKGSIDPANDTFNIDPHVITDCVGVNPLSVPRAPFGSDYKNFTLKFHKLINVTIQFHLKAINIQTIINNEIPDCYTFFITIVLDNKAHSGKVRISLENQAFIKECKDPSVSGHAENYTRVTFDVVVVIVCILSLVLCGRSILRGIILQAEFVEFFKTNLGRKVSWDERMEFINGWYILLIISDVLTVIGSIIKIGIESKNLSSYDECGILLGTSTLLVWVGVIRYLSFFQKYNILIVTLRAAFPNVIRFCSCVAVIYLGYCFCGWIVLGPYHVKFRSLSMVSECLFSLINGDDMFVTFSEMQESSTLVWVFSQVYLYTFISLFIYMVLSLFIALITGAYETIKHQTQEPYHITDLHAFIAECTDTPSSGMYRGLETSPCSLFCCCDRTTTYEDVLLVN; from the exons aGAAGGAGAGGTTGGTTTCCTCTGTGTCTCCTCACGGCTACGGCTCCAGCGACAGCAGCGACAAGCATGTTCACCACAGACACAGCCATGGCAACCCCCGGTTGCCCACAGCAACGGTGGGGGGCTGGCTGGGGgcagagcaggaagaggaggcCCTGCGCAGGAAACTCAAGTACTTTTTCATGAGCCCCTGTGACAAGTTCCACGCCAAGGGCCGCAAGCCCTTCAAACTGGGCCTGCAGCTGCTCAAGATTATCATTGTCACTGTGCAG ctggTGTTGTTTGGCCTTAGCAACCAGATGGTGGTGACGTTCAAGGAGGAGAACACCATGTCCTTTAAGCACATCTTCTTGAAGGACTATGACGAGGGCTCCGACGACACGTTGGCCGTGTACACACAGAGCGACGTCTACGAACACATCTTCTACACCGTAGACCAG TATTTGATGCTACCCGAGACCACGGTGGGACGCTATGCGTACGTCTATGGGGTCGGGGTGAACGGgagtgccctctctctctgccagcagtACTACAAAAAGGGCAGCATCGATCCCGCCAATGATACCTTCAACATTGACCCTCATGTTATCACAG ATTGTGTGGGGGTTAACCCTCTGTCAGTCCCTCGAGCGCCTTTCGGCAGTGACTACAAGAACTTTACCCTCAAGTTCCACAA ACTCATAAACGTGACGATACAGTTCCACCTAAAGGCCATCAACATTCAGACCATCATCAACAACGAGATTCCTGACTGTTACACCTTCTTCATAACG ATAGTCCTGGACAACAAGGCTCACAGTGGTAAAGTGAGGATCAGTCTGGAAAACCAGGCTTTTATAAAGGAGTGTAAAGACCCCAGTGTGTCAGGCCACG cgGAGAACTACACGCGGGTAACGTTTGACGTGGTGGTGGTGATCGTTTGTATACTGTCCCTGGTGCTGTGTGGCCGCTCCATACTCCGCGGCATCATACTACAGGCC GAGTTTGTCGAGTTCTTCAAGACCAACCTGGGCCGGAAAGTAAGCTGGGACGAAAGGATGGAATTCATCAACGGCTGGTACATCCTGCTCATCATCAGTGACGTCCTCACCGTCATCGGCAGCATCATCAAGATTGGCATCGAATCCAAG AATTTGTCATCGTATGATGAGTGTGGCATCCTGTTGGGGACCTCCACCTTGTTGGTGTGGGTCGGAGTCATTCGCTACCTCAGCTTCTTCCAGAAGTACAAT aTCCTGATCGTGACTTTGCGAGCTGCGTTCCCCAACGTGATCCGGTTCTGCAGCTGTGTGGCTGTCATCTACCTGGGCTACTGCTTCTGTGGCTGGATCGTGCTGGGGCCCTATCACGTCAAG TTCCGCTCTCTCTCCATGGTGTCGGAGTGCCTGTTCTCGCTGATCAACGGCGACGACATGTTTGTGACCTTCTCTGAGATGCAGGAGAGCAGCACACTGGTGTGGGTGTTCAGCCAGGTCTACCTATACACCttcatctccctcttcatctaCATGGTACTGTCGCTCTTCATCGCCCTCATCACCGGTGCCTACGAAACCATCAAG CACCAAACCCAGGAGCCCTACCACATTACGGACCTGCACGCCTTCATCGCAGAGTGCACTGACACGCCCAGCTCGGGCATGTACCGGGGCCTTGAGACCTCGCCCTGCTCCTTATTCTGCTGCTGTGACAG AACGACAACATACGAGGATGTCCTTTTGGTGAACTGA